Below is a genomic region from Nitrospira sp..
GTCTGATGCAGGTTAACACGTTGTCGGAAGACTTTTGCGCCCGGATCGTCAACGAGCGGACGGCACGCGGCCCCTATCGCTCCTTCCAGGACTTTCTTCAGCGCATCCAACCCGACACAGAGCAAGCTCGAGCGCTCGTTCGCGCGGGCTGCTGTGATTCCATCGCCGGCGAACTCACCCGTCCGGCGCTGCTCTGGCGAGCCTACGCAGGCGAGGCCGAATCCGATCCATTGCCGATACCAGACGAGTACGTTCCCAGGCAGAAGTTGACCCATGAGATCGAGTCGTTTGGTTTTCCGGCGAGCCGTCACCCCTTGACCCAGTATCGCAGCCAGATTGAGCGAGTGCGACCGATTCCGGCTTCACACATGGATCGGTTCATCGGACGACACATCACCATGGTGGGATGGCTCGTCACGGAAAAGCCCGTGGAAACCAAAGACGGTCTCGCGATGGAATTTCTGACCCTGGAGGATACCACCGCCCTCTATGATGCGACTCTGTTTCCCGACGTCTACCGACGCTGCCGCCGACTCCTGTCGTCCGGGCGACCATACCGGCCATATGTGGTGCGCGGGGTGGTGGAAAACTCATTCGGTGCCGTGACCATCACAGTCTCGGACCTCCGTTTCCTCGATCTCCTACCGGAGGACGATATATCTCCGTTCCTGCCTTCGGAGTCGTAACACAGTGCTCGATGAGACCCCGCACGGCGGCGACAGAATAGTTTCGATCCCTCCTCCGGGAAAAGACGATTCCTTTCTACTGCTGTGGCGTCGAGGCAGGCGGGATTCATTCTGCAGAATACACGCTCGAGATTCGGCGCATCCTGATCAAGCGAGGGGTCTCAACATGCATCTACCTGCCGGTCTTGAACCAGTAAATCAACTCAAAGAGATGGAGATCGGCCCCGCGCGTGTGATGCCCGTAGATCATCGCGTCAGAATAATGCTGAAAATGGTATCCGAGTCCAAGCGGCCCAAGGAAACGACTGGTCGCGCCGAAGGTCCAGACGAATTGAAACGGGCCTCCGAAATTCTGGATTCCGTACTTGTGATCGGCGAGCAACGCTCCGCCGAACCCCATGTCGAGGGACAATAGCCCGTCTTTCCTGCCGATCGCGAGATCCAGCGGCACCAACGTGAAAATTCCATTGGTTTCTTGGGCCGCGTGGAGTACTCCACCGGAGGTCAACAGTCTGGTCCCGGCCACCCAGCTCATTCCGAGGTCCCACTCCCACGGCAGACGTACCGCGAGCACAAGGTCGGCTTGCTGAAAGTAATACTTCTGTTCCTCTTCTAGCGGCGAAATGCCGCTGAAGCCGCCTCTCACCGCGAGCGATTCAAGCCTGAACTCGCCGGCCCATCCGAATGAACCAGCTCCGACGATGCAGAAGCAGACGACACACACATACCGCAGCTTCCCGTGGCCACCGGCCGGACGCACGCGACACTCCCTTACTGTCCGTGATTTCGAGGAATGGAATCGATGTCGGGCATGTTGCTACAGAAGCTAATCTACACGTTGAACCTGAAGTATACGATATCCGCCTCCTTGATCACGTAGTCCTTGCCCTCGAGGCGAAAGAGTCCCTTTTCTTTGACCTTGGCTTCCGACCGCTGAGTCAGCAGGTCGTCATAGGTATACACCTCGGCGCGGATGAACCCCCGTTCCATGTCCGAATGGATCTTTCCGGCGGCTTGGGGCGCTTTGGTATTCCTCACGATGGGCCAGGCACGCGACTCGGTTTCACCAGCTGTAAAGAACGTGATGAGATTGAGCAAGGTATACGCCTCGCGCGTCAGGCGCACGAGACCGGACTCGCTCAAGCCCATTTCGTTCAGAAAGTCGGCCCGTTCAGCCTCGGCCAGCGACGACACCTCCGCCTCGAATTGCCCGCAGATCCTGACCACTCGGGCCCCGCGTCGCGCAGCGAAGTCCTGTACGGCCTTCACTTCCGTCTGGTCGGCCTGCTGTCCCTCCGACACGTTGGCCACGAAGAGAACCGGCTTCGCCGAAAGGAGCTGGCATTCGTCCAGCAGCGCCCGCTCCTCCGGTTGATAGGTCAGATTGCCGAGCCATTCCCCTTTATCGAGCAACCCGATCAGGCGTGAGAGGAATTCCATCTCGAACGCGGCCTTCTTGTCGCCTGCCCGCACTTTCTTTTCCGTCTTCTGCTTGCGGCGGTCCAGGGCCTCCAAATCAGCCAGCATCAACTCGGTCTCGATAACGGCAATGTCCCGGAGCGGATCTATCCGACCGGACACGTGCACGACGTCGGAATCGGCAAAGCAGCGCACGACGTGCAGCAAGGCATCCACCTCTCGGATATGTCCGAGAAATTGGTTTCCGAGTCCCTCTCCTTTGCTCGCGCCCTCGACCAGCCCGGCGATGTCTCGGACCTCGAGCGTACTGTACGTTGTCTTCTTCGACTTGAAGATGTCGGTCAGTTTAAGAAGACGAGGATCCGGCACCAGCGCGATGCCCGTGTTGGGATCAACCGTGGCGAACGGGTAGTTGGCCGCAAGGGCCCCGCTGCCGGTCAAGGCATTGAATACCGTGGTCTTCCCCACGTTCGGCAATCCGATCATTCCGCAACAAAGTCCCATGCTTCACCCTATTTCCCGTCTCCGATCACGATCGCAGTAGCTGAGCTCCCGACAGTCAGATTCGACGCGCCGGTCATTCATTCCTCGATCGCGTTCTGATGATCGCGCACGTTGAAGCGGTTCATTGCCACTTCGGTCCCCCGGTGAATCAGGCATTCCAGCGCGTCGACGGCTCGCTCCAGGCACGGCTCGAACACGTCCATCTCTTCCCGTGTCACCGGTTCCAACACATAGTCCGCCGAATCCTGTCGGGGAGCCGGTCGGCCGATCCCGATTTTGATCCTGACGAACTCCTGAGTACCCAAGGCTTCGACGACCGACTTGATGCCGTTGTGTCCGCCGTGGCCGCCAGCCCGTTTGATCCGGAGACGTCCTGTTTCCAGATCCAGGTCATCATGGATGAGAAGGAGGTCGTCTGCGGTAAGCCGGTACTGGCGGAGGAGACCCTTGAGCGGCGGACCCGTCACATTCATGAAGTCGAGGGTGCCGGCAAGCTCGATGAGTTCCGAGCCAAGCCGTCCCGACCCCCGTTGAGCGGTCCCGCGCCTGGAGAGACGGATTCCCCATCGGGTGGCAGCCCGCTCCAGCACCCATATGCCGGCATTGTGGCGGGTCTGGGCGTACGAGGTGCCGGGGTTGCCCAGCCCAACGATGAGGCGCAACGTTACTTCTTCTTCTCGGCTTCTTTCTTCTCAGCCTTTGGGGCTGCAGCCGTGGCTTCCTTCTTATCTCCCACCTTGGCGTCAGCAGCGGCCGGAGCGGCAGTCTTGGAAGCCTCCGCAGCTTCGGCACCCTCCACCGGAACCTTGCCTTTCGCCATGACTTCCGGCTCCTTCGCCCCTTCCGGTCCGGCAGCCTGACTGGTCAATAAGGCTTCAAGTTTGGCATCCGACATCGGGACGGCAACGCTCACAACCATCTGCTCCGGATCGTCGAGGTAGCGGACACCTTCGCGCTTGGCGATTTCCTTGAGATGAATTCCCTGCCCGATGGCCAGCGGAGACGCGTCAACCTCGATATGATCGGGCAGCGCGGCGGGGAAGCACTCGACCGACAGCTCGCGCATGTTGAAATGGAGGATCCCGCCTTCCTTCACGCCGGCCGGCGTGCCTCCGATCACGTGCACCGGCACCTTGACACGAATCGGCTTTTCCATGGAGATCTCAAACAAATCCGCATGAAGCACGTGACCCTCAACAGGGTCCACCTGGAAATCGCGCAGGAGCGCGGTTCGCTTCGGGTTGGACTTGACTCCGGCGATGCTCAGCGAAATCAGCGCCGTGCTGCCCGCTTGCGACTTCAGGATTCTGACCAGAGGTTCGGGCTCGATGGTCAACAGAAGGCACTCGCCTTGCCCATACAACACTGCGGGAACTTTCCCTTCTCGCCGCAACTGACGCGCAGCGCCCTTACCGGATTTCTCCCGCACGGTGACCGCCAAATCGAATTTCATGTCACTCCTCCGTTCCGCGTCTTCACAATCCCGCGCTAGGCGAACAGCGAACTCACCGACTCATCTTCATGGATGCGGCGGATGGCTTCGCCCAACAACGGCGCGACCGACAATTGATACAATTTCGGGCAGGTCTGTTCCTTGCCTCGTAGTGGAATCGTATTCGTCACGATGACCTGTTTGATGCAGGACCCTCGCAATCGCTCGAGGGCCGGGCCTGACAGAACCGCGTGCGTACAGGCGGTCCACACTTCACGGGCACCCTTGTCGGCGCAGGCCTGGGCTCCTTGCACGATCGTCCCGGCCGTGTCGATCATGTCGTCCAACAACAACGCGCTCTTGCCTTCAACGTCGCCGATGATGTTCATGATCTGCGTCTGATTCGGCCCCTCGCGCCGCTTGTCGATGATGGCCAGAGTGGCCTGCAACCGCTTGGCGAAGGCGCGGGCCCGTTCGACGCCGCCGGCGTCGGGTGACACGATCACGAGATCCTTGACCTTCTTCTTCGTGATGTAGTCCAACAGGACCGGCAACGCATAGAGATGGTCGACCGGCACATTAAAGAACCCCTGAATCTGTCCGGCATGGAGATCCATGGTCAGCACGCGGTCCGTCCCGGCCGTGCTGATGAGATCCGCGACCAGTTTGGCCGAAATTGGAACGCGGGGCTGGTCCTTGCGGTCTTGCCTGGCGTAACCGAAATACGGAATGACGGCGGTGATCCGGTTAGCGGACGACCGCTTGAGCGCATCGATCATGATCAGCAACTCCATCAGGGAGTCGTTGACCGGCTCGCAAGAGGACTGCACGACGAAGACATCTGCCCCGCGGACATTCTCCTCGATCTTGACCCGGATCTCTCCGTCACTAAAAGAGGCCACGGTCGCCTCGCCCAGTTTGACGCCCAGATAGGCGCAGATTTCATGGGCAAGGGCCAAGTTCGCGTTGCCAGAGAAAATCATCAGTTCTCTGCTCATCGGTCCCTCGAGCGGTCCTATGGATTAGCCTGTTCAGATCCTGACTGAGTCGTGGTTCGTCTCGACGACGGGCCGAAGTAGGCGAGCATTGGAATCCGCCTACCCCTGTTTGCTGCGCGTTGTTGAGGAAGCCAACCGAGGGAAAAGACTCTAACGGAATCCGCAGGGTCTTGTCAACCAAGCGCAGACAGCTACATGTTGCAGCGCATGGGCCATTAGCGGATGGCGAGCGGCCCCGAACAGGTCGGCACCACAAACGTTTTCAGCCGTTCATCGGACTGGAATTCCATCTGGGCGCGTCGTGCGGACTGTTCGTCCCCAAACAGTCCGAACACCGTGGCCCCGCTGCCCGACAAGAGCGCGATCTCGGCCCCCTGCGCGAGGAGTGCTTGCTTGATCCGACCCAAAGTCGGGTGCTTGGCGAAGACCGGTGCCTCGAAGTCGTTCTCCGCTGCCGCCTTGAGGTGCTGCCAATCCATCTGAGTCTCTTCGTCCAGTGCGCGCTGCCTATCCGACAAGGGAGTCACTCCCGGCCGGGAAGCGGCCAGTTCTTGGTAGGCCCATCTAGTCTCGACGGCAAATCCCGGATTCACCAGGACCGCCCAGCGGGCACCGCGGACGGCCACCGGCTTGACCACTTCTCCGCGCCCGGCGACGACGGCCGACGGCGAGAACAGGAAGAACGACACGTCACTGCCCAGCATCTGTGCAACGTCCCGCATCTGTATCTGAGACCATCCGAGGCTCAACAGCCGATTCAGGCCTATGATCGTCGCGGCCGCGTCGCTGCTCCCTCCGCCTAGGCCCGCTCCCAGCGGAATTGCTTTCTTGAGTTCGATTTCAAGTCCGACCGCCATCCGGGCCCGATCCAATACGGCGACCGCGGCCTTGTGGACGAGATTGTTGTGATCACCCAGTAACTCCGTCGAGTCGCATCGGAGACGAACCTCTTCTGAGGTCGACAGACGAAGACGCACCTCGTCCTCCAGGGCGACTGTCTGCATGATCGACCAGATATTGTGATAACCGTCGGAGCGACGGTCTAGGATTCGGAGGATGAGATTGATTTTTGCGGGAGCCAAGACGGTAACCGCGAACGAGGAGCCAGCTGGTTCGGATGCGGAGGCACGGTTAGTCACGACCTCCTTTTATAGCATACTTCTCCAGCCGATACCGAAAGGATCGAGTGTTGAGCTGCAGAAGACGCGCGGCCTTCTTCTTGACCCATCTCGTCCGCTCCAGCGCCTTCATCAGGAAATCCTTCTCTATGCCGTTGATCAGTCCTTCCAAGTCCAGGCCGTCCTCCGGAAGGTCCGTCGGGATTCCCTGCTGAGCCTGCGGTGCAAGCGAGTGATGCAGCCATCCGCGGATGTCGTGTTCCGTGACCGGCCCTCCCGCGGCGAACGCGACCACACGCTCGATCAGGTTTTCGAGTTCACGTACGTTGCCGCGCCATTCGTGACCGAACAGAACATGCATGGCCTCGGGGGTCAGAACCGGCGCCGTCTTCCCGCTATCCTGCGCGAACTTCTCCAGGAAGTGTTTGACCAGGAGAGGGATGTCGCCGGTCCGGAGCCGTAACGGCGGCAGGCGGATCGGAATCACATCGAGCCGATAGTACAGGTCTTCGCGGAAAGACCCGTCCGCCACGGCCTTCTCCAGATCACGGTTGGTCGCCGCGATGATGCGGACGTCGACCTTCATATCCTGATTGCCGCCGACGCGCCGAAATTCACGCTCTTGAATCACCCGTAAGAGCTTCACCTGAATCGGCGGGGTCGTATCGCCGATCTCGTCGAGAAAGATCGTGCCCCCGTTCGCCACTTCGAAGAGTCCGGCCTTGTTCGCCACGGCACCGGTAAACGATCCCTTCATATGTCCGAACAGCTCGCTTTCGAGCAATGTCTCGGGCACAGCGCTACAGTTCACCGCCACGAACGGCATCGTACTGCGGGCGCTGTTGTAGTGAATGGCCCGGGCGATCAGTTCCTTCCCTGTTCCGCTTTCTCCGCAGATCAGCACATTGCTCTTGGCGTCCGCCACCTTCCGCACCACGTCGAATACCTTCTGCATGGCTTCACTTTGACCGACGATCTGCGCGAAAGACGACTGGCTGGCCATCTCGCGCTTGAGCAACATGTTCTCGGTCGACAACCGTCGTTTCTCCAGCGCGTTGCGGATGATGAGCTGAACCTCGTCGACTTGAAACGGTTTCGTCAGATAGTCATACGCTCCTTGCTTCATGGCTTCGACCGCGGAATCGGCCGTGGCGAACGCCGTCACTACCAGCACCACCGTGTCCGGCGAAGAGGATTTGACCGCTTTGAGGACGGCCATCCCGTCGGCCTTCGGCATGCGCAGATCGGTGATGACCAGATCGAAGATGTCCTTGTTGACCTGGCCGATGGCCTCTTCGCCGTCGGACGCTTCCGTGACCGCGTAGCCGGCTCGCTTGAGCATGATGCTCATCACTTCACGGAGGCTCTGCTCGTCATCGACGACTAGGATCTTTTCCACGGTGTTCGTCCCTCATGCCAAAGCCGTACGCCGTCGCCCCCGGATCGGGGCATGCACACGACGAAGCGCGTCCCCTGCTGTCGATCGCTTTCTACTTTGATCCACCCTCCGTGCAGGTCGACGATACGATGGACCGCTGCCAGACCCAATCCGGATCCTTCTTTCTTGGTTGTGAAAAAAGGGAGGAAAATCTTGTCGAGATTCTCTTTCGGAATCCCTTCTCCCTGGTCCTGAAACGCGATCTCGATCACCTCTCCTTTTCGGCCTCCTGCATCGATTTGGCGGCATCCGGTGGCGATGCTCAGTTGCCCACCGTCCGGCATGGCTTCGAAGGCATTCGTCGCGAGATTCCAGAAGACCTGTCGCATTTGATTCTGGTCGATTTGAGCGACGAGCGAGCCCGATGCGAGCGTGGTCACGATCCTGATGTTCGAGCGGGTCCGTGCTTCATGTTGGACCAGATCCAGAGTCTCGGCAAGGACTTTGTTGATATCGGAGTCCACTAAATTGAGCGCCGGCGGACGGGCGTATTGCAGAAATTCCGTGATGATCGAGTTCAATCGTGTGGCTTCCCTGATCGCGATATCCATCAACCTCCGATCCGTATCGTCCGCCGCCGCTTCCTTCCTGAGCATCTGCATGGCTCCCGCCAACGCGCCTAGGGGGTTTCGGATCTCGTGCGCCATGCCCGCCGACATTTCACCCAGGTTGGCCAACCATTCTCTCCGGCGCATTTCCTCCTCAAGGTCCCTGATCTGTGTCAGATCCTTGAAGACCCCGACCAACCCCTCCTGTTGTCCCTGCTCGTGAAGCGGAGACACCGTCATACCCAACACGAGTCGGGTTCCGTCGGCACGCTTGCATTCCACTTCAAAACGGCTCACGGACACGACCATGCCGTTTCCGCCCTTAGGGAGCGACTGCGAGGGATGCCAATTGAATACCTCGCGCCACTGGCACCCAAGGACGCGAGACAGCGTGTACCCCGTGGCTTCCTGCGCGGCCGGATTGAAGGAGGTGATCGCCCCGCTCCCGTCAGCGGTAAATACCCCGCTGCTGATGCTCTGCACGATATTTTCGTGAAAGGCCTGGAGTCGGGTCAGCCCTTGTTCCTTTTCGCGTAACGATCGGTCGGCCTGTTGGAGTTGGTCGGCCAAGGTCCCGCTGAGTAATCCCACCACCAGGAGCGCCAGGGCATAGGCGCCGAAGGTCTGGAACGTCTCAGGACCGGTCAAATGGCTCTTCGACATCCACTCCCACCTGTCGGCAAGCCCGTAGAGTTGGATATTCGTCACCGCGCCGAAGAGAACGATGCAGCCGCATGCCGCGAGCAGTCCGACGCGTTTTCGCAGCACGAGACTCGCGACCGTCACTGTCATGACATAGAGAACCGCAAACGGGCTGTCGACGCCTCCGGTTCGCACCACCAACACGGTTTCCAGAAGAAAATCGATCCCTACTTGTGCCCAAAAAAATATCGTGAGGGTCGAGGGAGCGGCGAGAGAGGGAAGCAACAGGGCGGAAGGAATAGTGACCGCGTAGGTCAGGATGATGAGCGCATAGTACGTTTCGACTTGCCCTCCTTTTGTGGCTTGAAACACGAGGGACAAGGCGAGCATCAAGGTGACGATCGCCACCCGGAACGCCATCAACCAGCGCAGTCTGGCGCGCAATCCATCCATGTCGTCAGACGAGAAGCGATGCCTGTCAAACGGGGTTGAGGCGTGTTGGGAGATCATGGACCCGGTCGATGGTCGCGGAAGAAGCGGCCTGAGCAAGCCTACGGATCCACCGCGTCGAACCGCATCCGTAGAATCCGGCTTCGGGAAGCGGTGGCAAATGCACCGCTCTCCTACCCGATCGCCGACGCCATCTTAAAGATGGGAAGATACATCGCGATGACGATGAACCCGATGACGACCCCCAGGAACACCATCATCATCGGCTCGAGCAACGACGTCAGGGACGCGACCGCCTGGTCGACTTCGTCTTCATAAAAATCGGCGATCTTGCCCAACATCGCATCCAGCGCGCCGGTCGATTCTCCGACGGCGATCATGTGCGTGACCATCTTGGGAAAGACCTGACTCTGGGTCAGGGGATCGGCGATCGTCTTGCCCCCGCTGATACTGACCCTGGCATTCAACAGTGCTTCTTCGATCACCTTGTTGCCGGAAGTCTTGGCGCAAATCGAGAGGCCGTCCAGCAATGGGACGCCGCTCGACAACAACGTGCCGAGAGTCCGCGTGAACTTGGCCACGGAGGCTTTTCGAATGAGGTCCCCAAATACAGGAGTCTTCAGAAGGAACTTGTCGATCGCCATCCGACCTTTTGGGGTCGCATAATATTTCTTCACGGCGAATATCATCCCTACGACCAGCCCGATCGCGACATACCAATAGGATTGGAACGCGTTGCTGATCTCGATGACCAGTTGCGTAGGCCCCGGCAGCCCCACCTTGCCGCTCGACAATTCGTCGAACATTTTTGCGAAGATCGGAATGACCCAAATCATCAGCACCGTAATGACGATTCCGGCGACTCCCAGAATCGCCCCCGGATAGACCATGGCGGATTTGATTTGTCCCTTGAGTTTCATGGCCTTCTCGATGTGTTTTGCCAACCTGGTGAGGATCGTATCGAGCAGGCCGCCGACTTCACCGGCGTGCACCATATTCACGTACAAATCGTCGAACACCTTCGGATGGCGACGCAAGGCATCGGAAAATGTGGAGCCCGCCTCGACCTGCACTTTCACCTCACCGATCGATTCACGCAGAGCCTTGTTTTCCGATTGCGTGGAGAGAATTTCCAGACATTGCACCAGGGGAAGACCCGCATTGATCATGGTACCGAATTGACGCGTAAAGACCACCAAGTCTTTGTCGGTCAGCCCAGTCCCGAAGCTGATCTTGAATCCGGATTTTCCCGCTTTTTCGTCGAGACTGGTGACGACGATGCTCTGCTTGCGGAGTTGATCGACGGCTTCGTCCCGGTTTTTAGCGGAAAGTTCGCCTTTCCTGACGGCACCAGACCGGGAGCGCCCGACATATGCAAAAGTCGCCATAGATCACTCCACTGGCTACATGATGGGTGCGGAAGCAAGGCTTGCGAAATCCTAGACTCTATCGAGCGAGTCTACTGACGACCCCAAAACCTGTCAAACAAATGCACGTTCCGAGCAGGCATCCGACGTCGGTTCGTATGACGGACCGGGACACGGACTACATGCCGACGGAACCTGCCCGTCGATAGCCGCGATACAGGTAGTGAAATCCGGACAGCAGGGTGAAGGCCACCATGCCGAAGAGCAGGGGATGAAGGTACTGCAGGTCGATCTGACGGGAACTCAAGAAGATCACCAGGAGAACGTAGG
It encodes:
- a CDS encoding 50S ribosomal protein L25; this encodes MKFDLAVTVREKSGKGAARQLRREGKVPAVLYGQGECLLLTIEPEPLVRILKSQAGSTALISLSIAGVKSNPKRTALLRDFQVDPVEGHVLHADLFEISMEKPIRVKVPVHVIGGTPAGVKEGGILHFNMRELSVECFPAALPDHIEVDASPLAIGQGIHLKEIAKREGVRYLDDPEQMVVSVAVPMSDAKLEALLTSQAAGPEGAKEPEVMAKGKVPVEGAEAAEASKTAAPAAADAKVGDKKEATAAAPKAEKKEAEKKK
- the ispE gene encoding 4-(cytidine 5'-diphospho)-2-C-methyl-D-erythritol kinase, with translation MTNRASASEPAGSSFAVTVLAPAKINLILRILDRRSDGYHNIWSIMQTVALEDEVRLRLSTSEEVRLRCDSTELLGDHNNLVHKAAVAVLDRARMAVGLEIELKKAIPLGAGLGGGSSDAAATIIGLNRLLSLGWSQIQMRDVAQMLGSDVSFFLFSPSAVVAGRGEVVKPVAVRGARWAVLVNPGFAVETRWAYQELAASRPGVTPLSDRQRALDEETQMDWQHLKAAAENDFEAPVFAKHPTLGRIKQALLAQGAEIALLSGSGATVFGLFGDEQSARRAQMEFQSDERLKTFVVPTCSGPLAIR
- a CDS encoding sigma-54 dependent transcriptional regulator; protein product: MEKILVVDDEQSLREVMSIMLKRAGYAVTEASDGEEAIGQVNKDIFDLVITDLRMPKADGMAVLKAVKSSSPDTVVLVVTAFATADSAVEAMKQGAYDYLTKPFQVDEVQLIIRNALEKRRLSTENMLLKREMASQSSFAQIVGQSEAMQKVFDVVRKVADAKSNVLICGESGTGKELIARAIHYNSARSTMPFVAVNCSAVPETLLESELFGHMKGSFTGAVANKAGLFEVANGGTIFLDEIGDTTPPIQVKLLRVIQEREFRRVGGNQDMKVDVRIIAATNRDLEKAVADGSFREDLYYRLDVIPIRLPPLRLRTGDIPLLVKHFLEKFAQDSGKTAPVLTPEAMHVLFGHEWRGNVRELENLIERVVAFAAGGPVTEHDIRGWLHHSLAPQAQQGIPTDLPEDGLDLEGLINGIEKDFLMKALERTRWVKKKAARLLQLNTRSFRYRLEKYAIKGGRD
- the ychF gene encoding redox-regulated ATPase YchF — protein: MGLCCGMIGLPNVGKTTVFNALTGSGALAANYPFATVDPNTGIALVPDPRLLKLTDIFKSKKTTYSTLEVRDIAGLVEGASKGEGLGNQFLGHIREVDALLHVVRCFADSDVVHVSGRIDPLRDIAVIETELMLADLEALDRRKQKTEKKVRAGDKKAAFEMEFLSRLIGLLDKGEWLGNLTYQPEERALLDECQLLSAKPVLFVANVSEGQQADQTEVKAVQDFAARRGARVVRICGQFEAEVSSLAEAERADFLNEMGLSESGLVRLTREAYTLLNLITFFTAGETESRAWPIVRNTKAPQAAGKIHSDMERGFIRAEVYTYDDLLTQRSEAKVKEKGLFRLEGKDYVIKEADIVYFRFNV
- a CDS encoding ribose-phosphate pyrophosphokinase; translation: MSRELMIFSGNANLALAHEICAYLGVKLGEATVASFSDGEIRVKIEENVRGADVFVVQSSCEPVNDSLMELLIMIDALKRSSANRITAVIPYFGYARQDRKDQPRVPISAKLVADLISTAGTDRVLTMDLHAGQIQGFFNVPVDHLYALPVLLDYITKKKVKDLVIVSPDAGGVERARAFAKRLQATLAIIDKRREGPNQTQIMNIIGDVEGKSALLLDDMIDTAGTIVQGAQACADKGAREVWTACTHAVLSGPALERLRGSCIKQVIVTNTIPLRGKEQTCPKLYQLSVAPLLGEAIRRIHEDESVSSLFA
- a CDS encoding ATP-binding protein, translating into MISQHASTPFDRHRFSSDDMDGLRARLRWLMAFRVAIVTLMLALSLVFQATKGGQVETYYALIILTYAVTIPSALLLPSLAAPSTLTIFFWAQVGIDFLLETVLVVRTGGVDSPFAVLYVMTVTVASLVLRKRVGLLAACGCIVLFGAVTNIQLYGLADRWEWMSKSHLTGPETFQTFGAYALALLVVGLLSGTLADQLQQADRSLREKEQGLTRLQAFHENIVQSISSGVFTADGSGAITSFNPAAQEATGYTLSRVLGCQWREVFNWHPSQSLPKGGNGMVVSVSRFEVECKRADGTRLVLGMTVSPLHEQGQQEGLVGVFKDLTQIRDLEEEMRRREWLANLGEMSAGMAHEIRNPLGALAGAMQMLRKEAAADDTDRRLMDIAIREATRLNSIITEFLQYARPPALNLVDSDINKVLAETLDLVQHEARTRSNIRIVTTLASGSLVAQIDQNQMRQVFWNLATNAFEAMPDGGQLSIATGCRQIDAGGRKGEVIEIAFQDQGEGIPKENLDKIFLPFFTTKKEGSGLGLAAVHRIVDLHGGWIKVESDRQQGTRFVVCMPRSGGDGVRLWHEGRTPWKRS
- a CDS encoding type II secretion system F family protein; translated protein: MATFAYVGRSRSGAVRKGELSAKNRDEAVDQLRKQSIVVTSLDEKAGKSGFKISFGTGLTDKDLVVFTRQFGTMINAGLPLVQCLEILSTQSENKALRESIGEVKVQVEAGSTFSDALRRHPKVFDDLYVNMVHAGEVGGLLDTILTRLAKHIEKAMKLKGQIKSAMVYPGAILGVAGIVITVLMIWVIPIFAKMFDELSSGKVGLPGPTQLVIEISNAFQSYWYVAIGLVVGMIFAVKKYYATPKGRMAIDKFLLKTPVFGDLIRKASVAKFTRTLGTLLSSGVPLLDGLSICAKTSGNKVIEEALLNARVSISGGKTIADPLTQSQVFPKMVTHMIAVGESTGALDAMLGKIADFYEDEVDQAVASLTSLLEPMMMVFLGVVIGFIVIAMYLPIFKMASAIG
- a CDS encoding acyloxyacyl hydrolase, which translates into the protein MRPAGGHGKLRYVCVVCFCIVGAGSFGWAGEFRLESLAVRGGFSGISPLEEEQKYYFQQADLVLAVRLPWEWDLGMSWVAGTRLLTSGGVLHAAQETNGIFTLVPLDLAIGRKDGLLSLDMGFGGALLADHKYGIQNFGGPFQFVWTFGATSRFLGPLGLGYHFQHYSDAMIYGHHTRGADLHLFELIYWFKTGR
- the pth gene encoding aminoacyl-tRNA hydrolase, with amino-acid sequence MRLIVGLGNPGTSYAQTRHNAGIWVLERAATRWGIRLSRRGTAQRGSGRLGSELIELAGTLDFMNVTGPPLKGLLRQYRLTADDLLLIHDDLDLETGRLRIKRAGGHGGHNGIKSVVEALGTQEFVRIKIGIGRPAPRQDSADYVLEPVTREEMDVFEPCLERAVDALECLIHRGTEVAMNRFNVRDHQNAIEE